A part of Acidobacteriota bacterium genomic DNA contains:
- a CDS encoding glycosyltransferase family 1 protein, with product MKMKIGIDVRVLQSESGSRGIGVYTRNLILSLLQIDRENEYIFFAFSQIGFKDLPDEMRRRAVLLKRPAKNIIFWDQLLWYPALKKWEIDLFHTPFYAAPVLVPSGVAVVQTVHDLIPVIFKRSTSRKNRLVFRTNFSLLRFVDRIIAVSSNTKADIIRILGIPGEKIEVIHNGVDHLPVGEQHRAAGQMEVSMTGVPFPAGRPDVAKPYLLYVGGLNPLKNVPVLLQAFDKISRKYANLGLVIVGADSDRLDSIVNRDFQKLIRSGRIVLKGYLENDDLVAHYRNAELFIFPSLYEGFGIPPLEAMRCGLPVIASSRASIPEILGDAAAYVNPEKPDELVAKIETLLQDEGLRIGMREAGLKRAAQFSWREAAQKTLALYRMIHEKKA from the coding sequence ATGAAAATGAAGATAGGGATTGACGTTCGGGTGCTTCAGTCGGAAAGTGGTTCAAGGGGGATCGGGGTATATACAAGGAATCTTATCCTGTCTCTCCTTCAGATCGATCGAGAGAACGAGTATATCTTCTTTGCCTTTTCACAGATCGGATTTAAGGATCTTCCCGACGAGATGAGGAGACGAGCCGTCCTCCTGAAGCGCCCGGCGAAGAACATCATCTTCTGGGATCAGCTACTCTGGTATCCCGCCTTGAAAAAGTGGGAGATTGATCTTTTCCACACTCCGTTCTATGCCGCGCCGGTCCTCGTCCCAAGCGGTGTCGCCGTTGTTCAGACCGTTCATGATCTGATACCGGTCATCTTCAAGCGGAGCACTTCTCGCAAGAACAGACTCGTCTTCAGGACGAATTTTTCCCTCTTGAGGTTCGTCGACCGGATCATCGCTGTCTCCAGCAACACAAAAGCCGACATCATCCGGATCTTGGGGATACCCGGTGAGAAGATCGAGGTTATCCATAACGGGGTCGATCATCTTCCAGTTGGGGAGCAACATAGAGCTGCAGGACAAATGGAGGTTTCCATGACGGGGGTGCCGTTCCCAGCCGGAAGGCCTGATGTTGCAAAGCCTTATCTCCTCTATGTCGGAGGATTGAACCCCCTGAAGAATGTTCCCGTTCTTCTCCAGGCTTTTGATAAAATATCGAGGAAGTATGCGAATCTGGGGCTCGTCATCGTCGGCGCCGATAGCGATAGGTTGGATTCTATTGTCAATCGCGATTTTCAGAAGCTAATACGTTCGGGCAGGATAGTTCTCAAAGGTTATCTGGAGAATGATGATCTGGTTGCTCATTACCGAAATGCCGAGCTTTTCATCTTTCCATCTCTCTACGAAGGTTTCGGAATCCCTCCGCTGGAGGCGATGAGATGCGGGCTTCCGGTCATAGCTTCAAGCAGGGCGTCTATCCCTGAAATCCTCGGAGATGCGGCGGCTTACGTGAATCCAGAAAAGCCTGATGAACTGGTGGCAAAGATCGAAACACTCTTGCAGGACGAGGGCTTGAGGATAGGAATGAGAGAAGCCGGCTTGAAGAGAGCCGCTCAGTTTTCCTGGAGGGAGGCCGCCCAGAAAACGCTCGCTCTTTACAGGATGATCCATGAAAAAAAGGCATGA
- a CDS encoding glycosyltransferase family 4 protein → MKIVLYACPKVHGGLMRHVEMLGRALSEKHDVTIVLPEALQKGIEPSPLEKRDASDREVEEIISRKEKIEHCVVKGKFDWLQFVRLYRFLKRKGPDLFHVHLASPGESTLTFIAAFMAGVPATLETEHAPSYFPLERFYSRIVKRFLTKFMGRVIALSENGRRLLIQRYSIPSDKIAVIYNGIEIPEEVRHEGQRSIKTISGISELEGSGIDEDSTIVTTVSEITERKGIPILLQAAEELVREENKVHFLIIGEGVMRLDLWKRYKNLIDSRRVHFLGYKKDISTYLSISDIFVLPSFGEEFPLSVLEAMAHGVPVIATRVGGVPEMIQHLENGWLVKPGDAAELAAAIHALMKDGKLALTLSKNAYDAIRTRFSAAEMVRQTEAVYASLIAGKKR, encoded by the coding sequence ATGAAGATCGTTTTATACGCATGTCCGAAAGTCCATGGAGGTTTAATGAGGCATGTGGAGATGCTGGGCAGGGCTCTTTCAGAGAAACATGACGTGACCATTGTCCTGCCAGAGGCGTTGCAGAAAGGGATAGAGCCATCTCCTCTCGAAAAAAGAGATGCATCTGACAGAGAAGTTGAGGAAATAATATCGAGAAAAGAGAAGATCGAGCACTGCGTCGTCAAGGGAAAATTCGACTGGCTCCAATTTGTCAGACTCTATCGCTTCCTGAAGCGGAAAGGGCCTGACCTGTTTCATGTCCATCTCGCATCCCCTGGTGAATCGACGCTTACCTTCATTGCTGCTTTCATGGCGGGAGTCCCGGCCACGCTGGAAACGGAACATGCACCGTCCTATTTTCCTCTCGAAAGGTTTTACAGCCGGATTGTCAAGCGGTTCCTGACGAAGTTCATGGGCAGGGTAATAGCTTTAAGCGAGAATGGGCGCCGCCTGCTCATCCAGAGATATTCGATCCCTTCAGATAAAATAGCGGTTATCTATAATGGCATAGAAATCCCGGAAGAAGTGCGCCATGAAGGACAGCGAAGTATTAAGACAATATCTGGCATCAGTGAATTAGAAGGATCAGGCATCGATGAGGATTCCACGATAGTTACAACGGTGTCGGAGATCACTGAACGCAAGGGGATTCCCATACTCCTTCAGGCTGCCGAGGAGCTGGTCAGGGAAGAGAACAAGGTTCATTTCCTTATCATCGGCGAGGGAGTAATGAGACTTGATCTCTGGAAGAGATACAAGAATCTCATTGACTCGAGGAGGGTCCATTTTCTGGGATATAAGAAAGATATTTCCACCTATCTCTCCATCTCGGATATTTTTGTCTTACCTTCCTTTGGGGAGGAGTTTCCGCTCTCGGTTCTCGAGGCAATGGCCCATGGAGTACCGGTCATTGCCACCAGGGTCGGAGGAGTTCCAGAGATGATCCAGCATCTGGAAAACGGGTGGCTGGTGAAACCTGGCGATGCTGCAGAGCTTGCCGCGGCCATTCATGCTCTGATGAAGGATGGGAAGCTGGCGCTGACTCTATCGAAAAATGCCTATGATGCCATCAGGACAAGATTTTCCGCTGCCGAAATGGTACGGCAGACGGAAGCAGTTTACGCTTCCCTTATCGCTGGGAAGAAGAGATGA
- a CDS encoding glycosyltransferase, whose product MPEVSVIIPAYNSERYIEEALESALAQTFPGIEIIVVDDGSTDGTASILKKYEGRIRYFFQENRGLAAARNSGIKLASGSYLAFLDADDLFLPEKIALQKNFLDAHPEAAMVFSDFEYFGGSLLRHPIPDSFKRGEGDPFIDLFLFNCIAIPTILTRKESFDEIGLFDEELMAVEDYDFYLRLARKKRIGFIDRVLARVRLHPENMSRDAELMCEYELRVMDKAIQRNPELRKDHYSLIKEKTSIIFFESGYKLFLAHEMEKARGKFIMAMKNNPLRFKPFIYFFSSFMSPGAIRMTRKVKRLFAGRGW is encoded by the coding sequence TTGCCTGAAGTTTCCGTCATCATACCTGCATACAATTCAGAGAGATACATCGAAGAAGCTCTTGAAAGTGCCCTTGCTCAGACCTTCCCCGGGATCGAGATAATCGTCGTGGATGATGGCTCTACTGATGGAACGGCTTCCATTCTTAAAAAATATGAGGGGAGGATCAGATATTTCTTCCAGGAGAACAGGGGGCTGGCGGCAGCCAGAAATTCCGGGATAAAGCTGGCATCGGGCTCATACCTGGCCTTTCTCGACGCCGATGACCTCTTTCTCCCGGAAAAGATTGCACTCCAGAAAAACTTCCTCGATGCCCATCCAGAAGCTGCCATGGTCTTTTCCGACTTTGAGTATTTCGGTGGAAGCCTCCTGCGGCATCCCATCCCGGACAGCTTTAAAAGAGGGGAAGGGGATCCGTTTATCGATCTCTTTCTCTTCAACTGCATTGCTATTCCGACGATTCTTACAAGGAAGGAGTCCTTCGATGAGATTGGCCTCTTTGATGAGGAGCTTATGGCCGTGGAAGACTACGATTTCTACCTGCGGCTGGCGAGGAAGAAAAGAATAGGCTTCATCGACCGGGTTCTTGCCAGGGTCAGGCTTCACCCGGAAAATATGAGCAGGGATGCCGAACTGATGTGCGAGTATGAACTAAGAGTGATGGACAAAGCGATCCAGCGCAATCCTGAGCTCAGGAAGGACCATTACTCTCTGATAAAGGAAAAGACCAGCATCATCTTCTTCGAATCGGGATACAAGCTATTCCTCGCTCATGAGATGGAGAAAGCGCGAGGTAAGTTCATCATGGCCATGAAGAATAACCCCCTTCGATTCAAACCATTCATCTACTTTTTCTCTTCCTTCATGAGTCCGGGAGCCATAAGGATGACTAGGAAGGTGAAAAGACTGTTTGCCGGGAGAGGATGGTGA
- a CDS encoding glycosyltransferase, with product MPGVSVIVPTYNYARFLDPCLESIFAQTYGDFEVIVVDDGSTDDTVEVLRKYEDRIRYIYQENMGLSAARNTGIKVSTGKYLAFLDSDDIWLPLKLEAQLRVISEDSDVGIVFSDARAFDGKNVLRESILKEERICTGHCFRRLFMGNFLVMPTVMIRKKCLDEVGLFDETLTAVEDYDLWLRISAHYKIGYVDMMLAMYRVHPSNMSRDYCRLLDNEIRVIRKIVELFPERARDLGGRVHRRFNSLYTQYGLELVRKGDVGQAMRSFMNAIIEQPWRVRPYYYFMAAMTGKRGFDALREFKRSWLRLNQ from the coding sequence ATGCCAGGAGTGAGTGTCATAGTCCCCACATATAACTATGCCCGCTTCCTCGATCCCTGCCTCGAGAGCATCTTTGCGCAGACCTATGGAGATTTCGAAGTCATTGTGGTGGATGATGGATCTACGGACGACACGGTGGAAGTGCTGAGGAAATATGAAGACAGGATCCGTTACATCTATCAGGAGAATATGGGGCTCTCCGCGGCGAGAAATACCGGGATAAAGGTCTCGACCGGGAAGTATCTGGCTTTTCTCGATTCCGATGATATCTGGCTTCCCTTGAAACTCGAAGCCCAGCTGCGGGTCATCAGCGAGGACTCCGACGTAGGGATCGTCTTCTCAGACGCCAGAGCTTTCGACGGAAAGAATGTCCTGCGGGAATCCATTCTGAAAGAGGAAAGGATTTGCACAGGCCATTGCTTTCGAAGGCTCTTCATGGGGAATTTCCTCGTCATGCCGACGGTCATGATCCGAAAGAAGTGTCTCGATGAGGTAGGGCTCTTCGATGAGACCCTGACCGCCGTAGAAGACTACGACCTCTGGCTGCGCATCTCGGCTCATTACAAGATAGGCTATGTGGACATGATGCTTGCCATGTACAGGGTGCATCCCTCAAACATGAGCAGGGACTACTGCCGTCTCCTGGACAACGAGATCCGCGTAATCCGGAAGATCGTGGAACTTTTCCCCGAGAGGGCAAGGGATCTGGGAGGAAGAGTTCATCGCAGGTTCAATTCCCTATACACTCAGTACGGCCTGGAATTAGTTAGGAAAGGAGATGTTGGGCAGGCAATGAGAAGTTTCATGAATGCAATCATCGAGCAGCCCTGGAGGGTGAGACCATATTACTATTTCATGGCCGCCATGACGGGGAAGCGAGGCTTTGACGCGCTCCGGGAATTCAAGAGATCCTGGCTGCGCCTGAACCAGTGA
- a CDS encoding flippase, producing the protein MNMEDADIRLGRNTTAILSSQLLIKIISFLYMVFLARHLGEKGLGQLTFAAAFAELFNIFSDFGLSTVTVREVSRNRGLSDQFLKNVLSLRLLISMTVFIVIVAAANLSGFQREVLMAIYLYGLAQVIIAFGSTYQSILNAFERMYYGSIISTASTALISITGLILIQFGFGVVWFASLHLVWAIPAGWAYYLCGRREGIVFQVGVDWKIWKYLITSAVPIGFGVAMYVIYNRVDLIMLKYMKNYYDVGIYSVAYRMMGYFHFLIWALMGASAPAFSKHFARDRAALKELGERSARYLIFFGTPVAVGSSLLAESIIRFLYEGRFQEAATVFALLALTTAIVFFGATFGTILLNADLKGSRFYAWTATGGVIFNILLNLFLIPRFSYLGAAAATIATDLITSMIAFIYVVKNICRIAVVKPIVKALISCSIMAIPVLFLREKNIWLPAIILVGMIAYIAVAVILRFFTPEDGKLLRSVFLSAGPSVGKEE; encoded by the coding sequence ATGAATATGGAAGACGCTGACATCAGATTAGGGAGAAATACAACTGCCATCCTCTCCTCGCAGCTCCTCATCAAGATCATAAGCTTCCTGTATATGGTTTTTCTGGCGAGGCATCTGGGGGAGAAAGGGCTTGGACAGTTGACCTTTGCTGCCGCCTTTGCCGAGCTCTTCAACATCTTCTCCGATTTCGGCCTCTCCACCGTCACCGTCAGAGAGGTCTCGCGAAACAGAGGGCTTTCAGATCAATTTCTCAAGAATGTTCTTTCCCTCAGGCTACTCATCTCCATGACCGTCTTTATAGTCATCGTCGCGGCGGCCAACCTGTCGGGATTCCAGAGAGAAGTCTTGATGGCCATTTACCTTTACGGGCTTGCCCAGGTTATCATCGCCTTCGGCTCAACCTATCAGAGTATCCTCAACGCTTTCGAGAGGATGTACTACGGGAGCATCATCTCAACGGCCAGCACTGCTCTCATCTCCATCACCGGGCTCATCCTCATTCAGTTCGGATTCGGCGTCGTCTGGTTTGCCTCACTCCATCTCGTATGGGCCATTCCAGCCGGATGGGCCTATTACCTCTGCGGAAGGAGAGAGGGGATCGTATTCCAGGTCGGCGTTGATTGGAAAATCTGGAAATATCTCATAACATCCGCAGTGCCAATCGGCTTCGGCGTTGCCATGTACGTCATTTACAATCGAGTTGATCTCATCATGCTGAAGTACATGAAGAACTATTACGATGTGGGTATATACAGCGTGGCATACAGGATGATGGGATATTTCCATTTCCTGATCTGGGCACTGATGGGAGCATCCGCTCCTGCTTTCTCGAAACATTTCGCGCGAGATCGTGCGGCACTGAAAGAGCTGGGAGAAAGGAGCGCAAGATATCTTATCTTTTTCGGAACCCCCGTAGCGGTCGGCAGCTCCCTCCTTGCAGAATCGATCATCCGATTCCTCTATGAGGGAAGATTCCAGGAGGCTGCCACCGTTTTCGCACTTCTTGCTCTGACGACGGCCATCGTTTTCTTCGGAGCCACATTCGGGACCATCCTGTTGAATGCTGACCTGAAGGGGAGCCGTTTTTATGCATGGACGGCGACCGGAGGCGTTATCTTCAACATATTACTGAACCTCTTTCTCATCCCGCGCTTCTCCTATCTGGGGGCCGCCGCAGCCACCATTGCCACTGATCTCATCACATCAATGATCGCATTCATTTATGTCGTGAAGAATATCTGCAGGATCGCGGTTGTGAAACCGATCGTCAAAGCGTTGATTTCCTGCAGCATTATGGCAATTCCTGTCCTTTTTCTCAGAGAGAAAAATATATGGCTTCCTGCTATCATTTTGGTTGGTATGATCGCTTATATCGCCGTTGCTGTCATTCTCAGATTCTTCACCCCGGAAGATGGAAAGCTCCTGAGGAGCGTCTTCCTGTCGGCAGGGCCTTCTGTCGGGAAAGAGGAATGA
- a CDS encoding O-antigen ligase family protein, which yields MKSECRDILFLLLAFSFLIFFLPFYEGGARAGSLFVIHTLVFVFLGYAGLEAIREKPVTIAVPHFLVTLIPFFIYLFIRSLFSPYLYASLLSLWEIVIFFMLFMLSLHFSEKRSFGKAVLMSFFLSTMLQSLLSIVFFIQGGFKRTAVYFLNPNHLAAYLSMGLFIGSFFLLKHREKLSSAFLIPALLIILVSFMITSSRGALLSFIAASAFLIFMLRKKMKKMETIIACILLTSVALAGLFLLVQRFAGGLDIYRYERIRIWKASLEIFSDYAIFGIAPGMFKYHSLNYNFPQLSSPIQYGRYFSTPHSDYILVLIELGVIGFIILFLALLMILFRVIGRKGFRDEVLQGSEEDPFLKPLLLSIFVALLVQALFDNLTNRPALYMSLAILAGVGLHEILRKDSFRIPISCPVKRSSFILLFLLPLFFIYYLAVLSPFMGHFFSQRALRESSDNSVKALEYFDLALFFNPIHPDYYNQRGRIELRRLQKDGLSQETFIVCEEDFARAISLNRLKASYLEDMARLLRELNGLGSASDLALSRAVSYYRKAKELSPKDPFISYSMALLYRRIKDFDNAEREIMNSLKIEPYFFKSSVLLALNHIDKGEVEKARAVIETMERRFMELQGFRPQNIYEFQILDYDRELFLKIKGSLLK from the coding sequence ATGAAATCAGAATGTAGAGACATTCTTTTTCTGCTTCTCGCATTTTCATTCCTTATCTTCTTTCTTCCATTCTACGAAGGGGGAGCGAGAGCAGGTTCCCTATTTGTCATCCATACCTTAGTCTTCGTTTTCCTGGGCTATGCAGGTCTTGAAGCAATCCGGGAAAAGCCTGTTACCATCGCGGTGCCGCACTTCTTGGTCACTCTAATTCCGTTTTTCATCTATCTATTCATCCGGTCCCTCTTCTCTCCTTACCTTTACGCTTCTCTTCTATCTCTCTGGGAGATCGTCATCTTTTTCATGCTCTTCATGCTCTCGCTTCATTTTTCTGAAAAGAGGAGTTTCGGCAAGGCCGTCCTCATGAGCTTTTTCCTGAGCACCATGCTGCAGTCGCTATTATCCATCGTCTTCTTCATTCAGGGGGGCTTCAAAAGGACGGCTGTTTATTTCCTGAACCCGAATCATCTCGCCGCCTACCTCTCCATGGGACTCTTCATCGGTTCTTTTTTCCTTCTGAAGCACAGGGAGAAACTTTCTTCAGCGTTTCTTATCCCGGCGCTGCTGATTATCCTCGTTTCTTTTATGATCACCTCGTCGAGAGGTGCGCTCCTTTCCTTCATCGCAGCCTCTGCCTTTCTCATCTTCATGCTTCGTAAGAAAATGAAGAAGATGGAAACCATAATCGCCTGCATCCTTCTCACCTCGGTCGCACTGGCTGGCCTCTTCCTCCTGGTCCAGAGGTTTGCCGGCGGCCTTGACATTTACAGATACGAGAGGATCAGGATATGGAAGGCTAGCCTGGAAATCTTCTCGGATTATGCTATTTTCGGTATCGCACCCGGAATGTTCAAGTATCATTCCCTCAATTATAATTTCCCTCAGCTATCGAGCCCCATACAATATGGGAGATATTTTTCGACTCCGCACAGCGATTACATCCTTGTTCTCATCGAGCTTGGGGTTATCGGCTTTATCATTCTCTTTCTTGCGCTACTCATGATTCTCTTCAGAGTCATCGGAAGAAAAGGTTTCAGGGACGAAGTGTTACAGGGATCGGAGGAAGATCCTTTTCTGAAGCCGCTCCTTCTCTCCATTTTTGTGGCACTTTTAGTGCAGGCGCTCTTTGATAATCTTACAAACAGACCGGCTCTCTATATGAGCCTTGCCATCCTTGCCGGCGTGGGCCTTCATGAAATACTGCGAAAGGATTCATTCAGGATTCCGATCTCATGTCCGGTAAAGAGAAGTTCTTTCATTCTGCTGTTTCTATTGCCGCTCTTCTTCATTTACTATCTGGCGGTACTTTCGCCGTTCATGGGTCATTTTTTCAGTCAAAGGGCTCTGCGGGAATCATCTGACAATTCGGTGAAAGCTCTTGAATATTTTGATCTGGCGCTTTTTTTCAATCCCATCCATCCCGACTATTACAATCAGAGGGGTCGTATCGAGCTGAGGAGACTGCAGAAAGATGGACTGTCGCAAGAGACGTTCATCGTGTGTGAAGAGGACTTTGCCAGAGCCATTTCGCTCAACAGGCTCAAAGCTTCCTATCTCGAAGATATGGCTCGTCTCCTAAGAGAGCTCAATGGACTGGGATCTGCTTCTGATCTGGCCCTCAGTCGTGCCGTTTCTTACTACAGGAAGGCGAAAGAGCTGTCGCCAAAGGATCCATTCATAAGCTATTCAATGGCATTGCTCTACAGGAGGATAAAGGATTTCGACAATGCGGAACGGGAGATCATGAACAGTCTGAAGATCGAACCGTACTTCTTTAAAAGTTCCGTTCTCCTTGCGTTGAATCATATCGACAAGGGGGAGGTCGAAAAGGCAAGGGCCGTCATAGAGACGATGGAACGGCGGTTCATGGAGCTTCAGGGCTTCAGGCCGCAAAATATTTATGAATTTCAGATCCTCGATTATGACAGGGAACTGTTCCTGAAGATCAAAGGGAGCCTCTTGAAATGA